Proteins encoded within one genomic window of Lepidochelys kempii isolate rLepKem1 chromosome 11, rLepKem1.hap2, whole genome shotgun sequence:
- the LOC140895947 gene encoding small ribosomal subunit protein bS16m-like: MVHLAHLLMKNYHGGHVAIRLALGGCANRPFFRIVAAYNKRARDSKYLEQVGCYDPLPNSHNEKLVGLNIERIKHWIGCGAHVTKPVEKLLGLSGFFPLHPMTITNAERLRKRRALKAITASEEETPAETPAKTII, from the exons ATGGTGCACCTTG CTCATCTCCTTATGAAGAATTATCATGGAGGACACGTAGCTATCCGATTGGCTCTTGGTGGTTGTGCCAACAGACCCTTCTTCCGTATAGTGGCCGCATATAACAAGCGAGCACGGGACAGCAAGTATTTGGAGCAAGTGGGCTGCTATGACCCACTCCCAAATAGCCACAATGAAAAGCTTGTTGGCTTGAACATCGAGAGAATCAAACACTGGATTGGTTGTGGAGCACATGTCACAAAACCGGTTGAAAAACTTCTAG GTCTTTCTGGATTTTTCCCATTGCATCCTATGACAATCACAAATGCAGAAAGATTAAGGAAGCGAAGAGCCTTGAAAGCCATAACAGCTTCTGAGGAAGAAACTCCAGCTGAAACTCCAGctaaaacaataatttaa